Part of the Verrucomicrobiota bacterium genome is shown below.
GGCCAGACGGTGGCGGCGCAGTTCCAATCGCCGACGCTCTTCACCCTGGCCGAGGATCTCACGCAAATGGAGTTGCAGGTGGACGTGGATGAGGCCGACGTTGGGCAGGTTAAGGAAGGGCAGGATGCCACTTTCACGGTGGACGCCTATCCTGACCGGACCTTCCCGGCGCGCATCACGCAAGTGCGTTATGGCTCGCAGACAGTCGAGGGTGTGGTGACCTATAAGACCGTGCTCAAGGTGGACAACTCCAGCCTCGTGTTGCGGCCCGGCATGACGGCCACCGCCGTCATTACGGTGAACAAGCGAGACAATGTCGTGCTGGTGCCCAACGCCGCGCTGCGATTCGCGCCGTCGAATAAAAGCGCATCCGGACCCTCGTCCGGCGGCTTGGTGGGCATGCTCCTTCCTCGCCCGCCAGGCATGAATGATCGCAAGATAGAGGAGCCGGACACCAAGAGCAAGGAGCAGCGCGTCTGGACCGTTCGCAACGGGCAGCTCACGCCCCTCTCCTTCACGAAAGGCCTCAGCGATGGGCTCCACACCGAAGTCGCCACCGGCCAGATTGAGAGCGGCATGGAATTGGTCATTGATGAAGTCAGCTCCTCCCAATGAATGCGCCCGAAAACCAGTCTGAGAACAGCGCCCCGCTCATCGAACTGCGCGGCGTGACCAAGGTCTATGGCACTGGCAGCGCCGCCATGCAGGCATTGCGGGGCGTGGATCTTTGCATCCAGCGCGGGGAGTTCGTCGCCGTCATGGGCGCCAGCGGCTCAGGCAAAAGCACCTGCATGAACATTTTGGGCTGCCTCGATACCCCGACCGGCGGTGCGTATCGGTTTCAGGGTATTGAGGTCAGCTTGCTCACCCGCAATCAACGGGCGTTGTTGCGGCGGCATTATCTGGGATTTGTGTTTCAGAGCTACAACCTGCTCAAACGCACGTCCGCCGTTGAGAACGTCGAGTTGCCCTTGATCTACCGCCACACCGGCTCCGAGCGCCATGCGCGGGCTTTGTCCGCATTGAAGCAAGTCGGCCTCACCGGCTGGGAGCACCACACCCCTGGTGAACTGTCCGGCGGCCAGCAACAACGTGTCGCCATCGCCCGCGCGATCGTCACCCAGCCCATCGTGCTGCTGGCCGATGAACCCACCGGTAACTTGGACTCCGCCCGCAGCGTCGAGATCATGGACCTGCTCACCACTCTCAACCGGGACCAGGGCATCACCATCGTCATGGTCACTCACGAGCCGGATATGGCCGCCTACGCCAAGCGCATCGTCCATTTCAAGGATGGCCTGATCGAGAAAGACCAGGCGAAAAAGGAGCAGATCGTATGATGGCCATGGTTGGAAACGCCCTATTGCTTGCCCTGCGCGAACTCCGGCGCAATGTCATGCGCTCCATCCTCACCATGCTCGGCATCATCATCGGCGTGGCCTCCGTCATCATTCTGGTGACCCTCGGTAGCGGCGCGACCAAGAAGGTCACCCAACAAATCGCCAGCCTTGGCAGCAATCTCCTCATGCTTAGCCCGGGCAAACGCATGGGGCCCGGACAAAGTTCCGGCGCGGCCCCGTTCAAGCTGGCCGACGCCGAAGCCATCGCCCGAGACGTTCCCTCCCTCGCCGCCGTGGCCCCTCTTTCGAGCCGCTCGACCACCGCCATCTACGCCAACGAAAACTGGGCCACCACCGTCACCGGCACCACCGAGCAATACTTCCCCCTCAGTAACCGCCGGGTTAAAGAAGGCCGCGCCTTCACGGCCAGCGAGGCCCGGTTGGGCGCGGCAGTCTGTGTCATCGGCGAGACCGTCCGCACGAAGTTGTTCGGCCATCTGAATCCCATCGGCAGCCGCATTCGCCTGCAAAAGCTCTCCTGCGAAGTCATCGGGTTGCTTGAAGCCAAAGGTCAGAACACCATGGGGCAAGACCAGGACGATGTGATTGCCGTTCCCCTTCGCACCTTTCAACGCCGCATCGCCGGCAACGACGACGTCAGCATGATTCAAGTCTCCGTGCAGGATGGGGCCTCCACAGAGCGCGCCCGCCGGGAGATCACCCGGTTGATGCGCGCCCGGCGCCATCTTTCCTCCACTCAGGATGATAACTTCAACGTCATGGACATGAAGGAAATCGCCTCCATGCTGTCTGGCACCACCACCATGATGACCATGCTCCTGGGTGCCGTGGCAGCCGTCAGCCTGCTGGTGGGAGGCATTGGCATCATGAACATTATGCTCGTCTCCGTGACCGAGCGGACCCGGGAAATCGGCACCCGACTGGCCATTGGCGCGCTTGAGCGCGAGGTCCTGCTCCAGTTCCTAGTGGAGTCGGTCGTGATTTCCTCCCTGGGCGGGCTGATTGGCATCGCGTTTGCACTGGTGACCTCGACCTCACTGGCCAGCGTGCTG
Proteins encoded:
- a CDS encoding ABC transporter ATP-binding protein, yielding MNAPENQSENSAPLIELRGVTKVYGTGSAAMQALRGVDLCIQRGEFVAVMGASGSGKSTCMNILGCLDTPTGGAYRFQGIEVSLLTRNQRALLRRHYLGFVFQSYNLLKRTSAVENVELPLIYRHTGSERHARALSALKQVGLTGWEHHTPGELSGGQQQRVAIARAIVTQPIVLLADEPTGNLDSARSVEIMDLLTTLNRDQGITIVMVTHEPDMAAYAKRIVHFKDGLIEKDQAKKEQIV
- a CDS encoding ABC transporter permease — its product is MVGNALLLALRELRRNVMRSILTMLGIIIGVASVIILVTLGSGATKKVTQQIASLGSNLLMLSPGKRMGPGQSSGAAPFKLADAEAIARDVPSLAAVAPLSSRSTTAIYANENWATTVTGTTEQYFPLSNRRVKEGRAFTASEARLGAAVCVIGETVRTKLFGHLNPIGSRIRLQKLSCEVIGLLEAKGQNTMGQDQDDVIAVPLRTFQRRIAGNDDVSMIQVSVQDGASTERARREITRLMRARRHLSSTQDDNFNVMDMKEIASMLSGTTTMMTMLLGAVAAVSLLVGGIGIMNIMLVSVTERTREIGTRLAIGALEREVLLQFLVESVVISSLGGLIGIAFALVTSTSLASVLQVPFVFNAPIVLVGFAFSAAVGVIFGYVPARKAASLDPIEALRHE